In Dehalococcoidia bacterium, one DNA window encodes the following:
- a CDS encoding CoA-transferase, translating to MEVLDEGTGEFKPPDPDGVREWVRTHKERKPIVKLMTEQEAVSRFVEDGDYMAYDQNVACRGPSSLFREIIRQRKKDLWIAAKFSWSDTSLLVAGGCVSKVDVGWMETGAIVNKALHEGRVKFIEWSNGTLTYRLLAGSLGVPYLPMRWLGGTDTFKKSGAKLVKDPFTNKPIVVVPALNPDVAIIHAHQCDIHGNARIFGAGVAPKEIAMASRKLIISTEELISNEEIRREPQRTTIPYYLVDAVVYAPFGTYPGSTPGRYAADFEAVFEFAMAQMQGTVDQYLDKYVYSVASHEEMLDKRVGAAKLLRLRSEELIREGYL from the coding sequence ATGGAAGTCTTGGACGAAGGAACCGGTGAGTTCAAGCCGCCCGATCCCGACGGCGTGCGGGAGTGGGTGAGGACGCACAAGGAACGCAAGCCGATCGTCAAGCTGATGACGGAACAGGAAGCCGTGTCGCGCTTTGTCGAGGACGGCGACTACATGGCCTACGACCAGAACGTCGCTTGCAGGGGCCCCTCGTCGCTGTTCCGGGAGATCATCCGTCAGCGCAAGAAAGACCTGTGGATCGCCGCCAAGTTTAGCTGGTCCGATACGAGCCTTCTGGTTGCCGGCGGCTGCGTGAGCAAGGTCGATGTGGGCTGGATGGAGACCGGCGCTATCGTCAATAAGGCGTTGCATGAGGGGCGCGTCAAGTTCATCGAGTGGTCAAACGGCACCCTGACCTATCGTCTCCTCGCGGGCTCGCTCGGGGTACCCTACCTGCCGATGCGATGGCTGGGCGGCACCGATACCTTCAAGAAGTCGGGAGCGAAGCTGGTGAAAGACCCGTTCACCAACAAGCCAATCGTCGTCGTTCCCGCCCTGAACCCCGACGTCGCTATCATTCACGCCCATCAATGCGACATCCACGGCAACGCCCGCATCTTCGGCGCCGGCGTAGCGCCCAAAGAGATCGCGATGGCCTCCCGCAAGCTGATCATCTCGACGGAGGAGCTCATCAGCAACGAGGAGATCAGGCGGGAGCCTCAGCGCACGACCATCCCATATTATCTTGTCGACGCCGTGGTGTACGCGCCTTTCGGCACCTACCCCGGCAGCACGCCCGGCCGCTACGCCGCCGACTTCGAGGCCGTGTTCGAGTTCGCGATGGCCCAGATGCAGGGCACCGTCGACCAGTACCTCGACAAGTACGTCTACAGCGTCGCCTCGCACGAGGAAATGCTCGACAAGAGGGTTGGCGCCGCCAAGTTACTGCGCCTGCGCTCCGAGGAGCTTATTCGGGAGGGCTACCTATGA
- a CDS encoding CoA-transferase — protein sequence MTTEITFTDLEANICSISRLIEEDKLYFVQMAGPPLFAALLAKRTHAPNVGYLVEEGAITPSPSFPLPRMMLGAGRSHFRSVAWEGMNIVDAHSCLGYADYGILSAVQIDKYGNFNSTILGQDYDKPDRRFGGPGGANEIASTVWRTIIMTKLEKRKFVEKCDFVSSPGYIDGSPGARERAGMPPNTGPYKVVTERAIFGFDEETHVMRLEAVAPWITVDEVLERMEFKPLIAEKLDVLQPPTEEELAIIRAEIDPGGYTLSRGEWITATV from the coding sequence ATGACAACCGAGATCACTTTCACCGACCTCGAAGCCAACATTTGCAGCATTTCCCGGCTCATCGAGGAGGACAAGCTCTACTTTGTGCAGATGGCGGGCCCGCCCCTGTTCGCGGCGCTGCTCGCCAAGAGGACGCACGCGCCCAACGTAGGCTACCTGGTGGAAGAGGGCGCCATTACCCCCAGCCCCAGCTTCCCGCTCCCTCGCATGATGCTCGGGGCCGGCCGCTCCCACTTCCGCTCCGTCGCCTGGGAAGGGATGAACATCGTCGACGCCCACTCCTGCCTGGGGTACGCCGACTACGGCATCCTCTCCGCTGTCCAGATCGACAAGTACGGCAACTTCAACTCCACCATCCTCGGGCAGGACTACGACAAGCCCGACCGCCGCTTCGGCGGCCCCGGCGGCGCCAACGAGATCGCCTCCACCGTATGGCGGACGATCATCATGACCAAGCTGGAGAAGCGTAAGTTCGTGGAGAAGTGCGACTTCGTCTCGTCGCCCGGTTACATCGACGGCTCGCCGGGCGCCCGAGAGCGCGCCGGTATGCCGCCGAACACGGGCCCGTACAAAGTGGTCACCGAGAGAGCGATCTTCGGCTTTGATGAGGAGACCCACGTGATGCGCCTGGAGGCGGTTGCCCCCTGGATCACGGTCGACGAGGTGCTGGAGCGGATGGAGTTCAAGCCCCTCATCGCCGAGAAGCTGGACGTGCTGCAGCCGCCGACCGAAGAGGAGTTGGCGATTATCCGCGCCGAAATCGACCCCGGAGGCTACACCCTCTCGCGCGGCGAATGGATCACGGCGACCGTATAG